From a single Muntiacus reevesi chromosome 14, mMunRee1.1, whole genome shotgun sequence genomic region:
- the HSPB3 gene encoding heat shock protein beta-3: protein MAKIILRHLIETPVRYEQEFEARGLEDCRLDHALYALPGPTTVDLGKARAAQAPPVDAAEMPPQRGESRFQVLLDVVQFLPEDIIIQTFEGWLLIKAQHGTRMDEHGFISRSFTRQYKLPDGIETKDLSAILCHDGILVVEVKDSAGTK, encoded by the coding sequence ATGGCAAAAATCATACTGAGGCACCTCATCGAGACTCCAGTGCGATACGAGCAGGAGTTCGAAGCTCGGGGTCTGGAAGACTGCAGGCTGGATCACGCTTTATATGCACTGCCCGGGCCAACCACGGTGGACCTGGGGAAGGCCAGGGCGGCCCAGGCTCCTCCAGTGGACGCCGCCGAGATGCCGCCCCAGAGAGGCGAATCCCGCTTCCAGGTCCTGCTGGACGTGGTCCAATTCCTCCCCGAAGATATCATCATTCAGACCTTCGAGGGCTGGCTGCTGATAAAAGCTCAACATGGAACCAGAATGGATGAGCACGGTTTTATCTCCAGAAGCTTCACCCGACAGTATAAACTGCCCGACGGCATTGAAACCAAAGATTTGTCGGCGATCCTCTGTCATGATGGAATtctggtggtggaagtaaaggATTCGGCTGGGACCAAGTGA